The following proteins are encoded in a genomic region of Sebastes fasciatus isolate fSebFas1 chromosome 14, fSebFas1.pri, whole genome shotgun sequence:
- the sik1 gene encoding serine/threonine-protein kinase SIK1 → MVIMTENSRAAHSSAAQGRPLQVGFYEIIRTLGKGNFAVVKLARHKVTKTQVAIKIIDKTRLNPSNLEKIYREVQIMKLLNHPHIIKLYQVMETKDMLYIVTEYANNGEMFDYLTSNGRMSEDEARKKFWQILTAVDYCHRHHIVHRDLKTENLLLDANMNIKLADFGFGNFYNAGEPLSTWCGSPPYAAPEVFEGKEYEGPQLDIWSLGVVLYVLVCGSLPFDGPSLPALRQRVTEGRFRIPFFMSQDCENLIRKMLVVDPARRISMAQIKQHRWMLADPTAAHQTLSHSMTEYNSNLGDYSEPVLGIMNTLGIDRQKTIESLQSSSYNHFSAIYYLLLERVREHRNQQLSRKCGTWSQRPRSTSDSSGPEVIMESTDSFRSTAFSIPAKSTPPVYPEMEYDQGGLFQRVVFPVEASLNRLLWNRSISPNSLLETSISEEVRPRDLEEEEATQTLGPLLPPTTTSRRHTLAEVSARFHQCNPPCIVVSPSDAASSDGCLKSSSSPAPTLQATMGDMSILLASGFESGALLPAGAPLTLSSHLLPQAQGSLPAASFQEGRRASDTSLTQGLKAFRQQLRKNTRTKGLLGLNKIKGLTRQVVPPPSCNRGSRGSQGPALSEHRSMLEEVLHQQRMLQIQHQLQPQVQATQTGPTQNPLLFLAQQQSPSPPPTTVFASSSLFATPTPSALPPQQTSVGLQHVPWKQTLETSSSCYSSSSSSCYSSSLSPVASAAYLLEARLHISQQTHPHPYIGLQQQPQSATHGAFAIMSKPGVWSLGSASSTDPNMQELGLAAQQQQRSSCVMVK, encoded by the exons ATGGTGATCATGACAGAGAACAGCCGGGCGGCTCACTCCAGCGCTGCCCAGGGAAGGCCCCTGCAGGTCGGCTTCTACGAGATCATCCGCACCCTGGGGAAGGGAAACTTTGCAGTGGTGAAACTGGCCAGACATAAAGTCACAAAAACACAG gtggCCATTAAGATCATCGACAAGACAAGACTGAACCCCTCCAACCTTGAGAAAATTTACAGAGAGGTGCAGATTATGAAGCTGCTAAACCACCCCCATATCATCAAACTCTACCAG GTCATGGAGACCAAAGACATGCTGTATATTGTGACCGAATATGCAAATAACGGAGAAATGTTTG acTACCTGACCTCAAATGGCCGTATGAGTGAAGATGAGGCACGAAAGAAGTTTTGGCAGATTCTTACAGCCGTGGACTACTGCCACCGACACCACATCGTTCACCGTGACCTAAAAACCGAGAACCTGTTGCTGGACGCCAACATGAACATCAAACTAGCTG ACTTTGGATTTGGAAACTTCTACAATGCAGGGGAGCCTCTGTCTACATGGTGTGGCAGCCCGCCTTATGCTGCCCCTGAAGTGTTTGAAGGGAAAGAGTATGAGGGGCCTCAGCTGGACATTTGG AGCTTAGGTGTGGTACTTTATGTTCTTGTCTGCGGCTCTCTTCCATTTGATGGACCCAGCCTTCCTGCACTCAGACAGAGAGTCACAGAGGGACGATTCAGAATCCCTTTCTTCATGTCTCAAG ACTGTGAAAACCTGATCCGTAAGATGCTGGTGGTGGACCCAGCCAGGAGGATCAGCATGGCCCAGATCAAGCAGCACCGCTGGATGCTGGCAGACCCGACAGCCGCCCACCAGACCCTCAGCCATTCCATGACAGAGTACAACTCCAACCTGGGGGACTACAGTGAACCAGTGCTGGGCATCATGAACACACTGGGCATCGACCGCCAGAAGACTATCGAG TCTCTACAGAGCAGCAGCTATAATCACTTCTCTGCTATCTACTACCTTCTGCTGGAGAGAGTCAGAGAGCATCGCAACCAGCAGCTGAGCCGCAAGTGTGGGACCTGGAGCCAGAGACCCAGGAGCACCTCCGACTCCAGCGGCCCAGAG GTGATCATGGAGTCCACCGACAGCTTTAGATCCACAGCATTTTCAATTCCAGCCAAAAGCACTCCTCCAGTTTACCCGGAGATGGAGTATGACCAAGGTGGATTGTTCCAG CGTGTGGTGTTTCCAGTGGAGGCCAGCCTGAACAGACTGCTCTGGAACCGCTCCATTTCACCCAACAGCCTGCTGGAGACGAGCATCAGCGAAGAGGTGCGGCCCAgagacctggaggaggaggaggcaacaCAAACTCTCGGGCCTCTGCTCCCTCCCACCACCACTTCCCGCAGACACACACTGGCTGAGGTGTCGGCCCGTTTCCACCAGTGCAACCCTCCAT GTATTGTGGTCAGTCCCTCAGATGCTGCCTCTTCTGACGGCTGTCTGAAGTCCTCATCCAGTCCAGCCCCCACTTTGCAGGCTACTATGGGTGACATGTCAATACTTCTGGCCTCTGGGTTCGAAAGTGGAGCTCTGCTGCCTGCTGGAGCTCCCCTGACCCTCTCCTCCCACCTCTTGCCCCAGGCCCAGGGCAGCCTGCCTGCCGCCAGCTTCCAGGAGGGTCGCAGAGCCTCCGACACCTCCCTCACACAAG GCCTCAAAGCTTTCCGTCAGCAGCTGAGGAAAAACACACGCACTAAAGGGCTTTTGGGATTAAATAAGATCAAGGGTCTGACGAGGCAGGTTGTTCCTCCACCCTCTTGTAACCGCGGCAGCCGAGGGTCACAGGGTCCAGCTCTCTCCGAGCACCGCAGCATGCTGGAGGAGGTGCTGCATCAGCAAAG GATGCTACAGATCCAGCATCAACTCCAGCCTCAGGTCCAAGCCACTCAGACAGGACCTACCCAGAATCCCCTGCTCTTCCTGGCCCAGCAGCAGTCACCCTCTCCTCCACCTACTACAGTGTTCGCTTCCTCGTCCCTGTTCGCGACCCCCACCCCCTCTGCCCTGCCTCCTCAGCAAACTTCTGTGGGTTTACAGCACGTCCCCTGGAAACAAACCCTCGAGACCTCCTCATCCTGCtactcctcatcctcctcatcctgctaCTCTTCTTCTCTGTCCCCCGTGGCCTCCGCTGCTTACCTTCTCGAGGCTCGTCTGCACATCAGCCAGCAAACCCACCCTCACCCCTACATCGGCCTCCAACAGCAGCCCCAGTCTGCAACACACGGCGCCTTCGCCATCATGTCTAAACCCGGAGTGTGGAGCCTGGGCTCGGCCTCCAGCACAGACCCTAACATGCAGGAGTTGGGTCTGGCtgcacaacagcagcagcgcAGTAGCTGTGTGATGGTGAAGTAA